One window from the genome of Candidatus Binatota bacterium encodes:
- a CDS encoding ABC transporter ATP-binding protein — protein sequence MALVATVAPAKTGQRGIVEVEELGVRLRSETHRVRSLREYLLLGRRHVGRVSWFEALSGITVSLRAGELLGVVGDNGAGKTTFLRVLAGIVPPSEGRVSVAGAIAPLVEMGAGFDLELTGRENVFLYGAMLGLDRRRVAGLFDAMVDFAGLQDSMDTAVKNYSSGMVARLGFSVATAVPPALLLVDEALAVGDANFRLRCSDRIDRLREQGTAVVLVSHDLELVRAQADTALWLHEGRVAAVGDVGAVLAAYEVQLQRGGGEVAA from the coding sequence GTGGCTCTAGTGGCTACAGTGGCCCCCGCGAAGACGGGGCAGCGCGGTATCGTGGAGGTTGAAGAACTGGGGGTACGCCTGCGCTCCGAAACACACCGCGTGCGGTCCCTGCGCGAGTACCTGCTCCTCGGGCGCCGACACGTGGGCCGCGTGAGCTGGTTCGAAGCCTTGTCGGGTATAACAGTTTCCCTGCGGGCGGGAGAGCTGCTCGGGGTCGTGGGCGACAATGGTGCCGGCAAAACGACTTTTCTGCGCGTGCTCGCGGGGATAGTTCCGCCCAGCGAAGGCCGTGTATCGGTGGCTGGTGCCATAGCTCCGCTGGTAGAAATGGGGGCGGGCTTCGACCTTGAACTCACGGGGCGCGAGAACGTCTTTCTCTATGGCGCCATGCTCGGTCTCGACCGCCGCCGGGTCGCCGGACTGTTCGACGCCATGGTCGATTTTGCCGGGCTCCAGGATTCGATGGATACGGCGGTCAAAAACTATTCTTCGGGCATGGTAGCGCGTCTAGGCTTCTCCGTGGCCACCGCCGTGCCTCCGGCGCTGCTGCTCGTCGACGAAGCGCTGGCCGTTGGAGACGCTAACTTCAGGCTGCGCTGCAGCGATCGCATCGACCGCCTGCGCGAGCAGGGTACGGCCGTGGTGCTGGTGAGCCACGATCTCGAACTGGTAAGGGCGCAGGCCGACACCGCTCTCTGGCTGCACGAGGGCAGGGTGGCGGCGGTTGGCGATGTGGGCGCGGTGCTCGCAGCATACGAAGTTCAGCTCCAGCGGGGCGGCGGGGAAGTGGCCGCGTGA